The genomic interval gaatcagccgacgttatttgcaaattgtcagttgttgttatctgtttaataaacattattggttaaatatcacctagtgtacttcagtacctattacaccattccacctcatattcaagagataaaaacaaaacaccattaaaagctgtaacagttatactttcagaccagaagaataagatgagagtacaagtaaatgaaaagatatggaacatttaaggacactagatatagcattgcaaagaaaggacaagatcatacatgatctatcacaaataggataaaaaatatataaatatgaatataaatatatatatatatatactaatataaattttattaaaaaactttagtttaaataaaaatattttatttacaatagaaagattaattattaattaaaattttaataaaaaaataatttaatataaattaattatatttaaataaatatatatatgtcggagatgaaatgaaaaccggagccttccctgtgcgattttgaggaggccttttaatgctttagcccagattttatcataactgtaattaagtaattgtcatctgtaattgtttgacatttgtgaaaagcgaaagtgggttcgaggtgacaactggtcgctgaacgtagccacggtcacgggataaacgttttgcctgacgaaggtgtggatcggttgtattgttctccctagaaatcacatagaattgtactttagagatgtcgatataatgggacacacgttgtatgaggaatcaatctccagacagaaactgcctagcaacggcgtttggatctttctcgatgtttccaaggagtatataacaaacttctgacagatattgcctagcaacaacgattggaaccttctcgatgtttccagcgagaatataacaaacaaaatgcagtcggattacgaaaaagattttatgcagaggcattcgtgtgatcgccttggaaagtgatacatcgagtaattttttccgagtgattcagcaaacgtatttttttgtgttataaaattgtttaaagttttcccgttgaccgtgaattcgtttgaaccccggatcattgtttatagcgtaaattaaattcaatatttgtaaatttatcaatcgttaattttcattattcgttaaattagtaaatcgtaagatatattattcgtttcttttattgttcgataaaacttattattctttaatctaattaataatttaatttatcatttgttaatcaatcatatcatttataaaaattcattattcataatatttgtaaaaccttgtttattcgtgtaaatatattctctgttttgtaaaacaatggctaattcaaacgaagaatcgttacgcgccttaaatcctaatgttacccgacatcagaagtgggatcaagcccaagtgtcactttggaacaactcatgaaaatcatgaaccagatgactcagcctagggagcaaaagtcgagtatggaacctaaggatgtaacgttgtcacgttttgatcctgaaggcacgggcgctgatccattcgcgtggtgctcatacacagatgtgattttgaaagactatccgatgcaagatagtgtgttactttctgctttaaatcgtgccctaaagggatctgctgcacattggctttcacaaatagtgcgcggtggaaaactttcctggccaacgtttaaggaacaattcctttcgcgttttggtggcagagagacagccgccacggcattaataaggatgtccagagaacgaccgacggagatcgaaactctaggagcttacggtagtcgcctccgttccatgttgcagataaagatgcaagatctaacgatgcccgaagtactcaatgccttaactctttatatgctaaactcacaagatcaacgctttcatcgattaacgctcgcaaataatatcaagacggaggaacaattttatgaagaaatgagagcttatccttacaacgatctgccggcaactttgttaggaaatacatcggaggaacctgaagttaaacgacgcaagttatcgcattaccgggtgaagtgtcattattgtggtactcttggacacaaaataacggagtgtcgcaagaggatgcgtagtgaacagcggaaggatacaaaggatacaaaggatacacaacaccaggaaagaaaccgtccagcttcatcgtccaaggtggtttgcttcaagtgtcgtgcggagggtcatatcgcacctgattgtccacaactgcagaacagaaaatccggcttcaagaatgaacgtcgagtcgactcctgtgtggtagagcctccagctggtaaattaagtcatctgggtgagtcgtacccattttatttcgattccggagccgaatgctcattaatcaaagaatccgtagcttcgaaattttctggcaaacgaacgactgatgtagtaataatgcgaggcatagggaatacttgtgttaacagtacatatcagattttatccactgtatgtattaacggttttacattggagataacttttcatgctctttctgataattacttaaaatacgatatcatgattggtcgtgaaattttgagccaaggttttgacgtgaatgttacacgaaacagtgtcgatatttgtaagacaaaaatagttaacgcttgtagcagagtcgcggaagatgtgatcaacattaatgaggtcgacactgatgtagttggtaacgataaagatcgattgatttctgttctcgagaaatacaaagagtcatttattacgggttttccgcggaatcgtgtaaatacgggtcaattagaaattcgtttaattgatcccaacgttactgtgcaacgaagtccttatagactcagtgaggaggagcggggaatagttcgagagaggataggtgaactgatccgagcaaaaatcataagaccgagtaattcaccattcgcaagccctttattacttgttaaaaaaaagaacggttcagatagattatgtgtagattaccgagcattaaataaaaacaccgtcgcggatcggtaccctcttcctctcatagctgatcagatcgcgagactgagaggggcgaaatactttataagcctggatatggccagcgggtttcatcaaattcctattcacccgaattcgactgaatataccgcgttcgttactcctgatggtcaatatgaatacatgacgatgccgtttggattgaagaatgcaccgtctgtttttcagagggccattttcaatgccttaggtgatcttgcttattcatatgttgtcgtttatttggatgatgttttaattattgccgatacgatagatcaggcgttagaaagattaaacaccgtcctagataccctcgtaaacgccggattctctttcaacttttctaaatgttctttcttgaagacgtcagtactttatctgggttatgtgattcataacggagaagtccgaccaaacccaggtaaagtacaagccttgagctctttgcccgcaccaacgactgttacacagctccggcaattcattggtttagcttcttactttcgaaaatttgttcctaaattctcacaggtaatgaaatctttgtatgctctcacttccggtagcaaaAACATAAATTGGatggataaacatgaaaaaattaggcaaaaagtaatttctattctgaccaatgagccggtgctaatgatttttgaccccaaatatccaatagaactacatacggatgctagttccgaaggatttggggctatcctaatgcatagggtcgaaggtaaaaatagagtagttgagtattatagcaagcggactagccctgcggaatctagatatcattcttatgagttagaaacgctggcagtggtaaacgccatcaagcattttcgtcactatctgcacggtcgggaatttcttgttgtcactgattgtaattctctgaaggcatccagtgacaaggtacatttaaatgacagggtttacaaatggtgggcttacctgcagacttttacctttgacattatgtatcgggaaggcaaacgaatggctcatgtagatttcttttcgagaaatcccgtagatctggatcatcgtacgatcaacaaaattgtagagaaagaaatcaatctatctgaaatctccgatgattggttgttagcagaacaacgtcgcgacccacaaatctctgagatcgtccgtaagttgcaaaatgaagagctcgcggaagatattgcgaatacgtatgaattacggtctggtacactccatcggaaaatacagagaaaaggtagaactctttgcttgcccattgtcccaaggggtttcaggtggtccgtcattaatcatgtgcatcagtccattatgcacttaggttgggataaaacgcttgagaaactatacgagtattactggtttgaaggaatggcgaaatatgttcgcaaattcgttgagaactgtcatgcttgtcgagtttcgaaggctagttcaggtaaagtacaagctgaactacatcccatacctaagaccagcataccctggcatacggtacacatggatataacgggtaaattaagtggtaagagtgactcgaaagagtatatcattgttttagttgatgctttcacgaaatttgtatacctgtatcatactcgtaaattagattcctttaataccattatagcacttaagtccgctatatttttattcggcaatccctgccgggtaatagcagaccaaggaaggtgttttacgggtaaagatttccaaaatttctgccagaatagacatattagacttcacttaatagcagctggtgcgagtagggccaatggacaggtagagcgtgttatgagtacgctgaaaaatatgttaacgacggtggaaacgaccgggcgatcttggcaagacgcgattggggaaatacaactggctttgaattgcactaccaatcgtgtaaccaaatcaagtcctctagaattattaattgggaaggcagctaggccctacggtttattgttgcctgataatattgaggaaaaggaagtagacatcttcaatgtaaggcaacaagcgatacggaacatagagacttgcgccagttatgataaagacaggtttgacaaaacgagagcgaagatagttaggtttaatctcggtgactttgtgttacgtaagaacgaggagagaaaccaaacaaagctagatccgaaattcaagggtccattcgtgataacggaagttttagagggggatagatatattttaaaaactctagatggcaaacggtcatataaggatagacacgacaagttgagaaagatgccagatggttgtattcctgctgagttggatgtctgcggtgatgacagtgtcacagacgaaattcgagcaactgtatataacaaaccgaaattccgaacgccttatcgcgtgtgaccgtccggtcagcacccgttctcagccgcttgagtggcattcgatcactccagccgttctccgaattttacactaagtataaacaaaaccttctcccactccaacgaatggaagaatataaatgctcccttcaaaatcatccagtcagtctaataaaaaaattcttaactaatccaagtatcgaaagtgtatcatcgcgaaccgaaaaattgtataaattgagtaaaaaataaaaagaacttaatctccttttcggaaattaacaagttccttatttttaccttaattttacacgacatttttggcgatccgtgccaggatctattcacttcagtgcaaacgaaattacgatttcggcgtacgcgcatcattgaagatcgaaggatcaacggacccagtgcgaatctttgctactacgaggccctgcagcaactttcaacgttccattacggtgaaactagacgagaggactacggtcagcgcagagcaagcctacgaataagattcggaatctaaaaccaaccagagaggaaacatccctgagactcctcaacggccatagctactacggtaagctgaaaaatctggattcattttcacgataccgtgtgagaaaacccagtttctcaagcgcttcgagttcaaatagcaacagtagttcagaatcaataagctcaattagaatcatgcccacatcacgaaaagacaaagtcgaaactattgaaaccgtttctacaaacggaggtacggacaattcgattcgtgccatactcgacgtgatacaaaaacaaattgaaattcttgcgcaacgtgtagaagagacacaacggacggccgacagtgaaaataagaagcgtgccgcggaaatagaactattaggcaaaaatatctccaaaataaaaataggacgcgacgctactacagaactaggctcccttattactatggacgaatctgttgccgcgagagatagaacttccccaccatgcgttccaattcgaacagaagaagacaaccatcccttttacgaagaccgtccaccgcaattcgcctctccgagcttacgggccaaagacgcgatagtatgtattccgcaattaaacggcgaagacaatatcggagtagaagaattcatacgcgaagtacgcgaattacgagccatgtgtagcgaacccacgttactattaaaaatgattaaaatcgggaaaatcacgggtaaagccgcaatggccatctgcaatatatcgatatacgaatacggacacctgtacgatgccctaagacgaaacgtagccacccaagactctgttagagaacatcaagaccagctacgcgaaacgagacagcgtcacgacgaaagtgtgcaaagttatatcatcaggttccgcagagcactcaataagttacaatacagtataacgaacgaataccgtgacgaaattactagacgagctatgaacgacaggattttaaaagactccgtgatcgattttatccgaggcctgaaaggcgaaataggacaattactactcgccaatccaccatacaatatccttgaagccgaaaagaaagccaccgacatcgagcgattcttcagggaagatcgaaatcgacgactaaaaccaatagaacgattacgacttcctgagcagctacgactaacaaccaataatcctaatccgatcactaaaaaaccaactccaacacccaatccaatgccaagaagcttccgacaaaccgaacaaataccacttgcccaaaggacacaattaaaatgcttcaaatgcaaccaaatcggacatgtctccagtcaatgtaaaaattttcgaacacccagccaatttccgagaccaccagcagtccacaatctcgagacacacaaggaagaaatagaggaaccaatagaccagacctacgaattaacgccacaacaggaagactacccacagtacttttacgatccgacggacagcgacataaattcctcattgacagcggagcaggaattaatatactcaagcgaagatgcgtattacgaccaagaataacaaaagaacagaaattctcgatgggacactctaaatttaaaaccaacgaacacgctttgataaaactatttggcaaaactctagaattttttgtggtagaagacaactttccaattatagaagacggcatactcggtttgccagccctatctaaattcaaatttgaactctcgaatcaacaattaaaacttgacaataatatacttttattgcaacaggaaaacgacgtacctccaaaacaagcagtgtcaaaaacagtctacctggaaggaaaaccgacaacgatatgctttatcaatggtggtgagtgcccagccaaaatgactaattttatcgaaaattcaaatacgtatgatcaagtctccacgtttaaagatttagttagactttcgcatatagagaaaaccctccgtgaaccaatcgaaaagatattgctgttctaccttgacgtattcaatctagagaccgacttattaccatgcactaatcttgctaaacacacaataacgttaaaagaaaataaaatcattaacacaaaatcttaccgaccgcctgaatgccataaagaagaaatcaaacgacaaatggacgaaatgctacaaaagaacattatagaaccatctgattctccttacaattcaccagtctgggtagtaccaaaaaaggcagacgcctcagggaaacagaaatggcgaattgtaatagacttcagaaaaataaacgaactaactgaccaggacgcatatccattacctgacatagacgacatactatcccaactaggcaacgcaaaattcttctcagccctcgatttatcctccggattccaccaaatcccaatggacatagactctaaaaagtacacagcattctccacaccacaaggacactatcattacaataggatgccattcggtttaaagaatgcacctgcaacatttcaacgcatgatggataccgcgctaagaggactcataaataaacattgcttcgtatatttagacgacattataatattcggacagtcgattgaagagcacaatagcaacctcgcgatagtattgcaacgcctacgcgaactcggactcaaaatacagccggacaagtgcgaatttctcaaaccagaattagaatatcttggacatatagtaaccgccgaaggtgtaaagccaaatcccaaaaaattagaagccgttagcaatttcaaacagccacgtaatcccacagacatcaaatcgttcttaggactagcaggttattaccgtaagttcatcagaaacttttctaagatcgcgaaaccattgaccgaacttacaaaaaaggagacaccatttcattggacagataaaacccaggaagcattccagacattaaaagacaaactctgttcatcacccgtactaaaattcccagactttgcgaaaccattcacattaacgactgacgccagtaacgaaggtataggtgcaatcttatcacaggacggacatccatgttgttatatctcgcgaactctaaacccaccggaacgaaattattccactacagaaaaagaacttttagcaatagtatgggccgtgaaacgcctccgacaatatctgttaggacggaaattcctcatccgaaccgatcaccaagcactaaaatggttacagaattgcaaagacccctcatcacgcttgatgagatggcgattaaaactagaagaatacgaatacgacatagaatacacgaaaggaaaagataatactgcagccgacgcactatctagaatacatgttctgaccagacgacgcgaaaatttgaacatagaactcgataaaaaatatcacgattgggaaaaatctaccgacgcgttacccaaaattctcaaaatgactccgaaccgtaaatctttctatcaattatccaaaacagagctaggaaattacgacagaatcgaatggttaactaaattaaacgaaattattcatataaacgaaaagataggtataggcgacgacagtttcacagagaccgaaaagaacgcgatcaaacaaattttactattcctgaacgacaccgtaaaagaattaaattttgcatgggaaccaattcaaacatatagcgacgaagaaatagacgaattattgaaagaaaatcacgatttagtaggacaccccggtatacaaaagacatacgatcgcattcgtgaacggcacagagtaccagatttgatgaaacgtatacaacaacatatagaatcatgcgacacctgtcaaacatctaaaactacacgtatcagaccgcgcgaagaaccttgtatcaccgacacacccctcgaaccaaacgataaaattgctatggacttattaggcccactgaaaaagacgaaaaaaggcaatcagtacattctatccatacatgacgaattgacaaaatacttaatactcgtaccactaaaaactcagcaaacggaaacaatttggaacgcactcttgaatcattacatttacatcttttccgctccaaaaaagatattaactgaccgcggacagaattttatatctagtttaatgcaacagtacgaagacgcgttcaaaatcaaacatatcaaaacgacatccttccacccacaaagtaacggatcgttagaacggacacacgcagtaataacagacatgttaaaatcgatacagcgaaattcggatgaagaatgggacgatcaacttaactttgtatgccttgcatataacacaatgatacacgactctactggttacacgccattcgaactcacattcggacaccaagccaatcttccctccacaatatccaagaatccccaacgcacatacgcagacgaagtcacgttccgcaaaaaggaatgggactctagactccgacacgctcgcgaaacattgatcaaaagtaaacagcgatatcagcgcgatcaaaaacgtaaaattataaaacctcaatcagttttcaaagaaggagactctgttttaatacataacgatcataaaaggcataaacttgatgtggaatggttaggaccgtacacgattgataaagtatgtactccatactatctgattcaagacaaaaagatacacggtaatcgtttaaaaccttactttccaggtcgacgctcctctttgccggaatagtatccgcgcaaataaatattacaccattagaaggaaactctgtattcgtagaaaacataggaaaaggatatttatacagcgacactgccaatgtaatagtaggattagacactagcgacatatacgaacagataagcgcaatagaatcatataaattaacaatagactcacgtgcaatcagcaaacaatacgtcgaagagttaggcggattacaaaatcgcatcaataacctaaaacaactcgcaaaacacttgaaagcgttaacacatacccggagcacacgaggtttgcttaacatcataggttccgtatcgaaaagtctgttcgggactctcgacgatgatgatcttacgctcataaacaaaaatatggacaaactattcgatgataataataaaatcaagaccataatagctaatcaaacagcacttattagaaaaattgtaaactcagaaaacctaaaccacttagagagatcatatagtgatatattaaaattacaacagcaggcaaatatcgatagatctatgcttaagatgatcatgaaagtcgacaccgcgatgcaaactttacacttccaattagatgaaatacttaacgtcatgatattaggcaaacaaggaataattagtccacaaatacttgaccccaatgaattcatagaaaattacgccaaggcaataggtagccagatgtacaacaccgcgatttctgccaaaaccgaacattttcaattcatactcgacatcagtgatcttaaaatctt from Bombus vancouverensis nearcticus unplaced genomic scaffold, iyBomVanc1_principal scaffold0026, whole genome shotgun sequence carries:
- the LOC143304200 gene encoding uncharacterized protein LOC143304200; amino-acid sequence: MKIMNQMTQPREQKSSMEPKDVTLSRFDPEGTGADPFAWCSYTDVILKDYPMQDSVLLSALNRALKGSAAHWLSQIVRGGKLSWPTFKEQFLSRFGGRETAATALIRMSRERPTEIETLGAYGSRLRSMLQIKMQDLTMPEVLNALTLYMLNSQDQRFHRLTLANNIKTEEQFYEEMRAYPYNDLPATLLGNTSEEPEVKRRKLSHYRVKCHYCGTLGHKITECRKRMRSEQRKDTKDTKDTQHQERNRPASSSKVVCFKCRAEGHIAPDCPQLQNRKSGFKNERRVDSCVVEPPAGKLSHLAAHEDV